Proteins co-encoded in one Dasypus novemcinctus isolate mDasNov1 chromosome 18, mDasNov1.1.hap2, whole genome shotgun sequence genomic window:
- the LOC101416741 gene encoding zinc finger protein 383, which yields MTSGLVIFKDVAVDFSREEWECLDSAQKDLYRDMMLQNYSNLISVGCSISKPDVISLLEQGKEPWMVARDVTGRQHPDLQSSCGNKELFPKKDIYEKESFQRERKEILPRHSFRDEWENKSLFEREQGNQKEYFGQMILSCENMPTFSQHTTVTLQENIHTEEKPYKCKECGKAYRRGSFLDRHQRTHTGEKPYECKECWKSFSNSSSFAYHQRVHSGKRPHECQFCGKFFIRSSHLTQHQRIHTGEKPYECKECEKTFTQCSQLIIHHRIHTGEKPYECKECGKTFIYGSQLSYHQKRHTGDKPYECKECGKAFIRGSELIRHQKIHTGEKHLKCKECGKAFKRSSYLVQHERIHTGEKPFECKECGEAFIRRSQLIHHQRIHSGEKLYECKKCSMTFIHRSQLNVHHRFHIGENPYECKECGKAFTLSSQLTCHQRIHTGEKFYECKICGKVFLRGSQLTEHQRIHSGEKPFECKECGKAFRRRSHLKEHYRIHTGEKPYQCKECGKAFSRGSKLNRHQKIHTGNAFKPLRYFSLICS from the exons ATGACCTCT GGGTTGGTGATATTCAAGGATGTGGCCGTAGACTTCTCTCGGGAAGAGTGGGAATGCCTGGACTCTGCTCAGAAGGATTTGTACAGAGATATGATGTTACAGAACTATAGCAACCTGATTTCAGTCG GATGTTCCATTTCTAAGCCTGATGTGATCTCTTTATTGGAGCAAGGAAAGGAGCCCTGGATGGTTGCAAGGGATGTGACAGGAAGACAGCACCCAG aCTTGCAGTCTAGTTGTGGGAACAAGGAATTATTTCCAAAAAAGGACATCTATGAAAAAGAATCATTCCAacgggaaagaaaagaaatacttcCAAGacatagtttcagggatgaatggGAAAACAAAAGCCTGTTTGAGAGAGAACAGGGAAATCAAAAGGAATATTTTGGACAAATGATACTCTCCTGTGAAAACATGCCCACTTTTAGCCAGCACACAACTGTTACTCTACAAGAGAACATTCATACTGAAGAAAAACCCTAcaaatgtaaggaatgtgggaaggcCTATAGACGTGGCTCATTCCTTGATCGACATCAGAGAActcatactggtgagaaaccctatgagtGTAAGGAATGTTGGAAGTCCTTTAGCAATTCCTCCAGCTTTGCTTACCACCAGAGAGTTCATTCTGGCAAGAGACCTCATGAATGTCAGTTTTGTGGGAAGTTCTTTATTCGTAGCTCACATCTTACtcaacatcagagaattcatactggtgagaaaccctatgaatgtaaggaatgtgaaAAGACCTTTACTCAGTGCTCACAGCTTATTATACATCATAGGATTCATACTGGTGAGAAGCCTTATGAATGTAAAGAATGTGGGAAAACCTTTATTTATGGCTCCCAACTTTCTTACCATCAGAAACGTCACACTGGTGACAAGCCCTATGAATGCAAAGAATGTGGGAAGGCTTTTATTCGTGGCTCAGAACTTATTCGacatcagaaaattcatactggtgagaaacaccttaaatgtaaggaatgtggaaaGGCCTTTAAACGAAGTTCCTATCTTGTTCAACATGAAAgaattcatactggtgagaaaccctttGAATGTAAAGAATGTGGGGAAGCTTTTATTCGCAGATCTCAACTTATTCACCATCAGAGAATCCATTCGGGTGAGAAACTCTATGAATGTAAAAAATGTAGCATGACCTTTATTCATAGATCACAACTTAATGTACATCACAGATTTCACATAGGTGAGAATCCCTATGAATGTAAAGAATGTGGAAAGGCCTTTACTCTTAGCTCACAGCTTACTTgccatcagagaattcatactggtgaAAAATTCTATGAATGTAAGATATGTGGGAAGGTCTTTCTTCGTGGCTCACAACTTACtgaacatcagagaattcattcTGGTGAGAAACCTTTTGAATGTAAAgaatgtgggaaggcctttaGACGTCGCTCGCATCTTAAGGAGCATTATAGAATTCATACTGGTGAAAAACCTTATcaatgtaaggaatgtgggaaggcctttaGTCGTGGCTCAAAACTAAATCGGCATCAGAAAATTCATACTGGAAATGCTTTTAAGCCTCTGAggtatttttctcttatttgcaGCTGA